From Rhododendron vialii isolate Sample 1 chromosome 7a, ASM3025357v1:
GCGGCAGCAGCCCCCAGAACGCCATCTCCGTCGAGAACTACGCCGACGACCTCGACCTCCGCCTCGGGCTCACCTCCTCTCTCTTGCCGCGAAAACCCACCCGGAAAAACGGGTGCAAGAAGAGAAGGATCATCGACCTCTCCCTCTTCCCGGACGAGGCAGAGGTCGATGATGGAAACCCTTCTTCTGTTATCGAAATCGGTGAGTCTTCGAACTCGAATTCGGAGCCCTTTACTTTCATGTGTGAAATCTGTGTGGACTTGAAACCTTACAGTGAGTTTTTTAGCATAATGGGTTGCACCCACTTTTACTGTTCTGACTGTATGATCAAGTATATAGCTTCGAAGCTTCAGGAGAATATTACCCAGATACAGTGTCCTTATACTGATTGTAAGAGGGGGCTTTTGGAACCGGAACATTGCCGGGCGATCTTGCCCCCGGAGGTGTTTGATCGGTGGGGGAATGCTCTGTGTGAGGCTGTGATTCTGGCATCTGAGAAGTTTTATTGTCCTTATAAGGATTGCTCTGCACTTTTGATTGACGATTATGGCACCGGTGGTGGAGTAGGGGGTGAGGTGATTAGGCAGTCTGAGTGTCCAAACTGCAAGAGAATGTTTTGTGTGCAGTGTAAGGTTCCATGGCACTCGGAATTCGAGTGTGCTGAGTTTCAGGAGCTGAACAaggatgagagagggagagaggataTGATGTTGATGCACCTtgctaagaagaagaagtggatGAGGTGTCCCAAGTGCAAGTTTTTTGTCGAGAAATCCGAAGGTTGCATGTATATGAAGTGcaggttagttttttttttttttctgatttcaaTTGCTTTCTTTCTCGTGCATTTGTTGGGAATTTGCATCACAATCATCGCACAAATGAAGCGATAGAGATTGGCAGGATTGCATGAATCTCTAAAAGCATGAACAGAATTAGTAGAAAGATACAGCATCCTCAAAGTTAGGAAAATAGTCTCGAGATTAATGAGAGTTATGGCACTGGTAGTCCTAAAGTCATATTCACTCCCTTCGTGTAGATTTTGATGACTGAATATGATTTCAAGGTACAATCTCAAAAAATCTTCCAGTTTGTCTCTATTCTTCATAATCGGTGAAAGATGGATGTGCCAAGTTTGAGTCTGATTACCCATTTTGAGTACAAAAAAGTATAGAGAAGGAAAGAGTATTTTGTTCCTTATTAGTAGgctatacatgtatatatgtttCGAAATTAAAAAGTCACGTCACTTAATTTCCGACAAATAAGTCTTTTCATTTAGAATTACAAGTCACGCCCTTTAACTAAAAGACATGTCCCTCTACTTAAatatatcttttgttttttgaaacttaaaagttcCAACTGCATTTTGAGAGTTAATATTGTTGTTCTTTGTTTGCAATTCTTTTTGATATTGTTATGGTGCTTGCATTCTAATCTCTAGATCTCAATTAACTCTTGTTTATGCTGTTCAGTTTAGTTGGGTTGAGTGAATGAGCTTTTGCAATTCTGTCACGAAGTCATTCTTGATGTCTACTtactactttttgtttttcatttttcttttttgatgatcCATGTTAATACTATTCCATCAGCATGGTCCAGTAACGGTGCTCAGGTTTTAGATCCAAAATTTTGTGATTCCTTGGGTTgatatttattatttatgtatAGTGCTGGGAACCACATCTTTTCCATAGAGGCAACCATGTACCTTTTGCAACATGTACCCATCATTCAAAACAAGTTTTCCATTGATTCATGCTCAAAGTTTCCACGTTTTAACATACCTAAGTGTCcgaatttatttttcaatgtaGGTTAGAGACTGTCCTGCTAACCACGATGTAGACTTAAGGCCACAAATGTTGGATTTCCAGTACGCATCCACAGATTTCAAGCACATTTACGGATGTCTAATGTACTTTCCATAGATAGCAATGCACTTTTTGTACATTAATGACTGCCCAAGGGTGTTTATTTGGAATTATAACCAAATCTTTACGATCCTCATTTCAGTTCTGTTCGCAATTCAGAAAGAGAATATTCCGGTTCTCATTTTGACAGCCTTGGTTATAATGTACTTGGAGAGACCATTTCTTGGTCTTGTTCCAGATTGAGTAGGTTCTTTGTACTTGAATGCTCTTGCCATGTTTTCAAACCAAATCTTTTTCTAGTGCTGTGGGAGATAAGTTCGGTGTGTTCTTGACATTGTTGTTCTCTGCTCAGCCAAACTTGCTTTAATAACCTGTGTCATGCATCCTTTTCGTTAAAGAACACAAAATATGTAGTTTCTAATCAAGGTCCTCCTCCCAATTGGAGATACAGGGGAAGTTTGGCGTAGTGATTTAGGCATTCTGAACTCTTGCGATAATTTCCACTAATAGCCGGATGCCTAGTTGATTTTTCATACAACATTCTGATTGAGAAAGAAAATCCGGTGACTAATGAGCTCTTAATGgccttttttttaatccattGTTTGTTTTCTATGGGTGACATTGGACTGTAGTGGAAGTTTGGTTTATATTGTTGTTGACATAGTTGGTTAATGGTTATAACCAAAACCAGCGTACTGATCCCAAATCATTTTCGTCAATTATGTTGACTTATTATCCTCTGATGATTTATTAAATTATCTACTTATTCATTTGTATACTTTGTTTCCCATTTGTGGGTTAAATACAGGTGTGGACATGCTTTCTGTTACGCCTGCGGAGGATCTTCTATGAGAGGGCACGTTTGTCAAAAATGTACAAGGACCTCATAGATGCCCTTTTCCCTTGTACTAGTTTAACGCAGAAACAGGAGAATAAATTGGTACTCAAATTGGAAGGTCTAAGTTGCATATAGTATTAGTTTTTGGGAAATCTACTAACgatgcaaaaaatatttgcaactGAAAGTATGGTTTAAGAGCTGTTTGATATGTGAATAGAATTATGTTCTTGTTCATGAGGATGATGGGATTTCGAGATGTAAGGAAATGATTGTCTCCTCAATCCTGTTGTGTTCTACTGGCTTTCTTCGGATACTTTCATTTGTTGCTCATGTTACGTCCGTAGTTTTGGAGCTGAAGTGCAACGTGGTATTGGCTATTTGGTGCCGACAGTGCTTCTAGAGCTAGATTTTAGCCTCCTAAACCATCTGCTTTCTCGCAAAGTTGGTGGGCCATAGTGACATAGTGCTTGACCCACCAACCTTGCGGTAGAGCTGACGGGACCCACCAACCTTGCAGTAGAGCTGACAGGATTCAGGGAGATTTGTGAAGTTTTGGCGCACTATTTCTGTTAAAGTGATTTGCGCAGTTAATCTGATCGGGTATGCTGTGGAAATTAGAGACTTCCATTTTGTGCAATGTGAAAAATTAGAGACTTTCATGTTGTACAAAATGTTCTTCTGTCAAGTTAGTTTGGAAATTAGAGACTTTCACATTTGTTTCCGAATGGGAGGATCGGattcaaaaaccaaactaaCTATACAATGCAGCAGCTCATGTAGAGGTAAAGATGCCTATGACTGTCAAGAGGGACCAAAGCAGCAGCTCACTAGAGTACGTATTCCTTTGCCAATCGATACTCCCTCCTCCTCCGAATACGAAAAAAAAAGGAGCCTAATGACGATAAGAGCTCTTACCAGATCCGGAATTACAAGCACAAaacacaagaaaaattgcagcaATCGCGCATAAACCACAATCAAAAAATGACAGAGGAGGTCGAACAATGTCATACTTGCCGGAGTGCAGGTTGACTTTCGCTGATTTGAAGACGAATGGAGAACACGATCTCGCCCTGAGGTTTGCGCTGTTTGGTCTAGTTCAGAAAGAGAACAACTAAAATGTTAAGACCTTGGGTTTTGCGTTTATGATTCTTGCACTTATTGGGGGTAGTTCGGCCATTacattactctctccgtccccaTTTAATATTCTCGTTTGGgaattcgtgtcatttttttaattgaatatatattgtaatttatattattttacgtgatttaaaaatattgtcttatagaactaattgaaatctaacAAACAAGATCCATACTGGGTGTAAACTTCATTAGGAGTACAATTTATTGATATAATTAGCTTTTTATCTGGTTATAATAGAACGATAGACTATTAAATGGGAACGGAAGTagtattaccaatattccttggggtggatcaaaagaaaaaataatactctAATAATCTCTTTTGGGCCGAATTGCTAATCTCATTGGACTCACGGTCCATGCTCGTTTTGGGTTAACAAACAAAGGTTTTGGAGTCCCGTTGGGATTGGTAGTCCAATCTTATGAGGTAACAGGGTTAACAAACCGGCCCAACAAGTAGAAGTAAATTggcaaaattcaaaagaatttttttggttgcaCTTTGGGGAGGCAAAGTGCCTAATATAGTTGCATTTGTTCTTTACTTCTTTGTGAATGAGTAGCACTATTGGTAcagacggggtcggtaccgaaatcgtagggacagCCGCGctaggccgtctccggccaccggacggcgtatatatatacacgaaaaaagagtgctcagatcaagcaccttacacacctcggatgccgttgatttccgcgTGGGctccctcgttttttttttttttagaatttttggacggctcgaatcggccgtccctacgatttagATACCGACCCCGTcagtaccaatatcattttcgctTCGTGAATTGCTTGGAGCCCACCCAGAAAAGGGTCCAAACTGTCTccaataacttcttttttttttttttttggtatactggaaaataacaacaaaattaaactCTCTCAAACACTAGCCCTCTCATACTGTCTCAAGCAACGGGATGATGTCTTTCAGCAAGATGATATGCGACACCATCTTATCCTCCTAATCCACTCCAATAACTGTCTTCAACAGTTCAACACTATACTCACAATGCAACAAATTCGTTTTCATCAAAGAGTCATTTGAATTCACACTTGTGAGATAGCTCCAGCGACTGCCTGGTTATCAAAGAGAATTTGTTCtccaagaaattattttttcatacgtcccaatttgtttgtccatcttttttatttgtctattttctcaaaatttaacGAGCTCTCTCTACGCAATTTGCCTTTCGCCCCTTCTTTTTCTCGAATTAAAGTAACATATCATTAAAACATCAAAAGTATCTCTTGAAAATTTGAAGCTTTTCGAAaacaattactccctccgtccctttttaagtgtcctgcttcgtaactccaacttattaaaaagacatcatcattacacctttcacatcaactttttcctccatttttcctacttacccatcatcattacacttttactcactaacttttcaaaataaaatctacttttagggacaaaatagacaatacaccaacttttacccccctaactttacaaaatggacacttattaagggacagcccaaaatggaatactggacacaaaaaaagggacggagggagtattacggACGGAATATCAATTCAACGGGTGTTATTCCCACCATTTTGTTTCACTACTTCCCCCACCACAGCGCTCAATCTCACCGttcgtctcggcaatcaatggtccaaatttttgaaacaacTCTTCCGAGGAAGAGTCCCTAGACGATGAGATTGAAAGCGATGAAAGGAGCGGTGAAACAGAGTGGTGGGGTAGAGTTTCTTATATCAATaggtgtttgttttgttttgaaaacaacGTGTAGCTCTCTCAAACCAAGAGCAAATCACTAGAGTACAATCCAAGATCCACAAGAGTAAAGTTGCAGTTATATAAACCTTTCACACAAAAATAGTTGCAGTTATAAGTGTTTGCAATGATTTTTCACTTCTAATGTCAAGGATTAATGGTCATAAACACCCACTAAGAATATATGTCATGCGTGGTTGAAGTGGAGACGGAATATGATCCCATTTGACAGTTTGAAATCAAAGGATTCATTCGTGTATCTATTCTATCTAATATAAAAGGGGTTATCTACTTTGGCATCAACGAACGGGGGcttgcatctcattaggagattaggagttctttttttttttatcagcaagaTCAGAGTCTCTTAgaggcttttcattttttttctttgtttctatcatataatggacttatttcttgtattcgGTTAGTTGTTGGGTTAGGTTGTCCCGTGAACtttcacaattgatgtagtgtcctgGATTTGTACTCTGTACTTCACATATGATGAAATGATTTCTTCTATCGATtaacaggaaaaagaaaaaaaaccttggCATGAACACTTTCGTGAAGCTACTTCATAAAAGTGATTTTCACAATTaatctcacaaatttttttttaccactctttaactacgacgaaaattagcTGTCAAGGTGATAAATGTAAAATCACTCCCACTCCAACTGTCATACCTCACATCCACAGAACTCCCCACTTGCACACCCCATGTATTCACAGAGTGCCATGCCCAACTTCTAGTTCAtgtaaagaaaaagagaaattgtTGGGTTACAATTCAGTTTATTTGAGGATCGAGTACCAAACCGGATTGCAAATTACGAAAATTGAATTTACTTGAAAACATGCACCCCCTTTGCGGACCTTTCAAGTTGTtatttttataccaaaaaaaaaaaaacttgataaaaaaaatttacctgaTGAAATTCACACATTTTGAGAGAATGTCTGAATTTAATTCTAAtagactttcaaaaaaaaattaaaaaaattcctctcccaaaaaattgtcaaacAACGAAATTTAAACGGGTGAGAAGTGTTCAAGGTTTGATAGACGTGCACGTATTTTGTCTTTAGATTTTCTAGCTGGCAACTCACAAGGGTCAAAGCCCAACCAACCGACTAGACATGCTGGTTTGTCTTTCATAGTACACGTCTTTGTTCACGCATGTCTCATGGTTTTTCATACATGAACCAGAAGACATTTCCACTCGTActactattctttttttatggTCTTTTTCTCTACACCGCTCGTGTTCGTGCAGTTTTAAGGATCAATATCTGAAGAGTCAAAAGGGTAGCTGTTGAACGTCGGGTCGCGCGGTTTTGATTAGTTAATAACTCAATAATCgttaaaattaaattttaaaaaaaataaataaacagaagccaaaaatttctcaactcCAAAATGCTCTGCTTACTTGAAGTAGTGTTCAATTAGACTGTGTTCTCTTGGACTTAACTTAAAATATTGGTGAAGACTCTACTATATGCTAAACTTGTGTGGAGAATTCTAAAATATCTTAGAGATATAAAGAGTAGAAGATATTTCTAGGAGAATGTGAACcattggataaaaataattctAACCGTCCATTAAGGAGGTAGAATGCTATAAAACGAGAACAAATGAGGACATTTGGAGTGCACCTGGCAGAGTACATATGGAGTGCACTTAGGAGAGTGCAAATGGGAACACACTTATgtgagcacatacatttagagATGTGCTATGAGAGTTTATTTAGTCCATTGTAGGTAAGTAAGAAACGTGTAATGAATACTGGTAATCAATAAACACGTATTTATTTGTTGAGTGTAGCACAGCAAAATACCACAAATGAATACGTGTTTATTGATTACCAGTATTCATTACACGTTTCTTACTTACCTACAATGGACTAAATAAACTCTCATAGCACATCTCCAAATGTATGTGCTCACATAAGTGTGTTCCCATTTGCACTCTCCTAAGTGCACTCCACATGTACTCTGCCAGGTGCACTCCAAATGTCGTCATTTCTTATCGTTTTATTGCATTCTACCTCCTTAATGGACGGTTagaattatttttatccaatgGCTCACATTCTCCTAGAAATATCTTCCACTCTTTATATCTCCAAGATATTTTAGAATTCTCCACACAAGTTTAGCATATAGTAGAGTTTCACCAATATTTTACACTATTTTGGAACTCTTCGGAACTCTCTAGGTTCCTCCATCTCTTGAACCTCTCAGTAGAACACTCTAAAAACTTTTGATCTTTTTTAGAATTCTATAGTATATTAAAGAGGACTCAAGAGTTATGGAGAGTCAAGTCTCAACACCGACTCTCCATTTTCTACTTTAGCAAACTCCTTTTGTTTTGTCCCACTCAATCATACAACTTTTTTTCTTATGTTGTTTCTGAAGGACCTCATGTCCCTGCAGTGCCCCCAAAGCACTGCAATGTGCAGCCCTTCAACACTATGTCGTTTTGTGACGGTCCCAACCAAATTTGAAAGCTTAAGGCCAATCTGCATGTTAGGAGTAGTTTGTTGCTTGACAAACTTTTACAAGCTTAAGTTAAAGCCAATCTATATTAACTATACTCAATTTTGAATGAatctttttttcatcttttacaagtttaaaaaaaaagttactagtGTATAAAGTTttataaatgaaataaaataatCTGATAGTTAAGTTAGGCCAATTCATAGCtaattttattttcatcttttgcaagttaaaaaataagttagtaTATAGTATAGTTCTATAAAGAAATAATCTAATAATAAAGTTAGGCCATGGCTAACTTGATTTTCATCTTCTACAAGTGACTTATTTTCgttgttagggtttttttctAGTTTAAGGTCAAAATATCAACTTTTTCAATCTGTCTCGGAGAAGAAAATcgtaaaaatagaaaaatataacTGAAAGCttatcaacaaaaacaaaaatacgcCCATGAAAATTGTCCacgtcatatttttttgttgtttggttaactcttcatttttatttttattttactttcgtcatttttaacttttcgaATCTCATTTTCAAGACAaattaaaaaagttaaaaaaaattcttccaaaattaAGTATAGTTAATATAAATTGGCCTTAACTTAAGCCAGAAAAGTTTGTCAAGCAACAAAGTACTCCTAACAGATTGGCCTTAAGGTTTCAAACTTGATTGGGACTACCTCAAAATGGCATATTATTGAGGGGCTGCACATTGCATTGTTTTGGGGGCACTACAGAGGCACGGGGTCTGTTTCTGAAGGCACTCATATTTATGTATTACTACTCAATTCATTCTTCATTTCCTCTTATTCGGCCGAAACGGTCAGTCACGAGACTGAGATTGACCGACAGCATAACCGAAGACACAGAGAGCGCAACCAGGCGTACGATTGGCACATAGGTTGAGAACACCGACGAGAGAGGTCTCCTGGCCACCACGACCGTAGAGACCGAGAGGACGCCTCGAGAACCAGAGACAATGCTCGCATAACCAAGCCTGCTCAAGGTGTCTCGGTCCCGAAGGTTCCGCAGTCCAAGGTGGAGTTGGTACTGGAGCAGTTGGTCTTGTCGTCCTTCACATGCAACCTTGAAATTGTTCGGCCGCCAAAAAAATTAGCATATCGAAGTTTAACCAGTATGACCCGAAGACGTTGCCTCTCACATGATTCACTTGTCCCT
This genomic window contains:
- the LOC131333696 gene encoding E3 ubiquitin-protein ligase RSL1, whose protein sequence is MEIAASKSESKPRHNPTKRVPPAVIIDVIDDEDDDVSLIYVTPTSRNSGSSPQNAISVENYADDLDLRLGLTSSLLPRKPTRKNGCKKRRIIDLSLFPDEAEVDDGNPSSVIEIGESSNSNSEPFTFMCEICVDLKPYSEFFSIMGCTHFYCSDCMIKYIASKLQENITQIQCPYTDCKRGLLEPEHCRAILPPEVFDRWGNALCEAVILASEKFYCPYKDCSALLIDDYGTGGGVGGEVIRQSECPNCKRMFCVQCKVPWHSEFECAEFQELNKDERGREDMMLMHLAKKKKWMRCPKCKFFVEKSEGCMYMKCRCGHAFCYACGGSSMRGHVCQKCTRTS